A stretch of Rhododendron vialii isolate Sample 1 chromosome 4a, ASM3025357v1 DNA encodes these proteins:
- the LOC131323700 gene encoding uncharacterized protein LOC131323700 — protein sequence METSIASSLSIGKEEVSNPIYESNMHFDWGLEGCAMEMEVDKEEGAMDVVVSEPKSQYEGDTSTFGSHVGPATNPTPTPTLYNYTKHFTTDKVFLSEKELVEWTRSAGKRYGFVIIIKASEKSGKYRKFVKKSLGEEVSVKKRAMRSTGTKKIECPFLLKGVKDNDGWTASVHNGTHNHPPAVYLEGHSYPERLSAEQTVTLVDLSVAMVKPKQILSQLKGNNPSNVTTIRHVYNARHKYRVIEKARRTQMQHLMARLQHFSYVNWDRSNKDRNVTDLF from the exons ATGGAAACCTCTATTGCTTCTTCTCTATCCATTGGTAAAGAAGAAGTCTCGAACCCAATATATGAGAGCAATATGCATTTTGATTGGGGATTGGAAGGTTGTGCAATGGAAATGGAAGTTGACAAGGAAGAGGGAGCCATGGATGTTGTAGTTTCAGAGCCAAAATCACAGTACGAG GGTGACACTTCAACATTTGGTAGTCATGTAGGACCCGCAACTAATCCTACTCCCACTCCTACACTATATAATTATACGAAGCATTTCACAACGGACAAA GTATTTTTGTCCGAGAAAGAATTGGTAGAGTGGACAAGATCTGCGGGTAAACGATACGGCTTTGTCATTATCATTAAGGCCTCGGAGAA GAGCGGGAAGTATAGGAAGTTTGTGAAGAAGTCTTTGGGGGAGGAGGTGTCTGTGAAGAAAAGGGCGATGCGTTCCACGGgcacaaagaaaattgaatgccCATTTCTATTGAAAGGAGTAAAGGACAATGATGGTTGGACTGCCTCTGTCCACAATGGCACTCACAATCATCCCCCAGCGGTGTACTTGGAGGGGCATTCGTATCCTGAAAGGTTGTCGGCGGAGCAAACTGTCACGTTGGTGGATTTGTCAGTCGCTATGGTTAAACCCAAACAAATTCTAAGTCAGTTAAAGGGCAATAATCCTTCGAACGTCACGACAATCAGACATGTGTACAATGCACGACATAAGTACCGAGTGATAGAGAAAGCCAGGAGAACTCAAATGCAACATCTAATGGCTCGGCTACAACATTTTAGCTATGTGAATTGGGATCGTTCGAACAAGGATAGAAATGTCACGGACTTGTTTTAG